The following proteins come from a genomic window of Nitrospira sp.:
- a CDS encoding Protein-L-isoaspartate O-methyltransferase translates to MGAIASGGIRVLHDEVIGRLGCPTRSLRSWRHTSRRSCSGVSERTAATIFCCLLKIGSSCWWTTDWPPAPPKRLINEKGFAAVAAEADWPDAYRVHRYVSGGASIGRPTKRSGTSSDFQRGCGAISRILSATSRSPSMRGAWFSSPMAAAAAGIVLAIAMTTAGSLCDALGRSVDTRRRTD, encoded by the coding sequence ATGGGTGCGATTGCGAGCGGCGGGATTCGCGTGCTTCATGATGAAGTCATCGGGCGGCTGGGTTGCCCAACTCGGTCATTGAGGTCGTGGCGGCACACGAGCAGGAGGAGCTGCTCCGGCGTGAGCGAGCGTACCGCGGCGACCATCTTCTGCTGTCTCTTGAAAATCGGATCGTCGTGTTGGTGGACGACGGATTGGCCACCGGCTCCACCGAAGCGGCTCATTAACGAAAAGGGCTTTGCCGCCGTCGCAGCCGAGGCAGATTGGCCCGACGCCTATCGCGTCCACCGGTATGTCAGCGGCGGAGCATCGATCGGTCGGCCGACGAAGCGCTCGGGGACTTCAAGCGATTTCCAACGTGGATGTGGCGCAATATCGCGGATCTTGTCGGCGACCTCGCGATCCCCGAGCATGCGAGGGGCTTGGTTTTCTTCGCCCATGGCAGCGGCAGCAGCCGGCATAGTCCTCGCAATCGCTATGACTACAGCAGGATCGCTTTGCGACGCTCTTGGTCGATCTGTTGACACTAGAAGAAGAACAGATTGA
- a CDS encoding Long-chain-fatty-acid--CoA ligase, whose protein sequence is MPIFSDSLQILIRSLARFETSPALVIFHRKGSRIWSFRELIDTAQRLAMGLAAAGLQRGANGVLCAPSSSEWIVACFALIEAGAVPVPVDTQVGEEEFRHIRQDSKAQWLFTTTSMADRLVTMMPDHECRLVLLDADKTDKRSLQWYLAEQAETCGSVDSNDPAVLFYTSGTTGLPKGVPLTHHNLMSNLSALLQQQLLSPRDRLLLPLPLHHVYPFTVGLLTPLSSGVPVVLPHSLVGPQILRALIEGEATIIVAVPRFYQALMTAVEARVHRMGRLAWLLFRGALDFSIALRRRFGVRAGPWLFKTLHRRFAPRLRMVVSGGAALDANVAWKLEGLGWEVASGYGLTETSPILTLNVPGSLRFGSAGTPLPNVGIRIIDPDPVSKQGEVQVKGPNVFAGYRNLPKKTDEAFTKDGYFRTGDLGSFTDGVLYLNGRVSSMIVLPGGENINPESVESVLEQSEVIREAAVLEDRNRLVALVGPEASAVRLEQSKLEELIRREIQQRSASLPSHHRIGDYAITLEPLPRTRLGKIRRHKLRELYTQAKQRGVVREKGPILIEQMAPEDRQLLEQVEAKTVWEWLARRFPDARLTPDTHLHLDLGVDSLEWLNVTLELRERVGLELSDEAIGRIETVRDLLREALEAGMAKSAGNDVLKRLRRPLELLDEQQRRWLAPQGPVIQRFGTMLLSLTRHLMTTRFGITVEGVTHVPIQGPMVLVPNHTSLLDPPALVAALPELILSRLYWSGWTGMMFGNMVMRLVSRATRVVPIEQGRGALTSLAYGAAILDKGHPLVWFAEGGRSPDGRLQPFQSGVGLLLQARSVPAVPVWIGGGHHALPMGAWFPRFRPMTVRFGLPLSPSELERQGKGTRSHERITDALHTHVAALGSDAARPRSPD, encoded by the coding sequence ATGCCGATTTTTAGCGATAGTCTTCAAATCCTCATTCGCTCTCTTGCTCGATTCGAAACTTCCCCGGCACTTGTGATCTTTCATCGTAAGGGAAGCCGGATTTGGTCGTTCCGCGAATTGATCGATACAGCACAGCGGCTCGCAATGGGACTCGCCGCAGCAGGGTTGCAGCGAGGAGCTAATGGTGTGCTCTGTGCCCCAAGCAGTTCCGAGTGGATCGTCGCCTGTTTCGCATTGATCGAAGCAGGGGCCGTTCCGGTGCCGGTCGATACCCAAGTCGGAGAGGAAGAATTCCGGCACATTCGCCAAGACAGCAAGGCTCAATGGCTCTTCACGACGACGTCGATGGCCGATCGCCTTGTGACGATGATGCCGGATCATGAATGCCGGCTGGTTCTGTTGGATGCCGATAAGACAGACAAAAGAAGCCTCCAGTGGTATCTCGCAGAGCAAGCCGAGACGTGTGGCTCCGTCGATTCGAATGATCCGGCTGTACTGTTCTACACCTCCGGAACTACAGGACTTCCCAAAGGTGTACCGCTCACGCATCACAATCTGATGTCGAACCTGTCCGCTCTGCTGCAGCAACAATTGTTATCACCCCGGGATCGGCTGCTGCTCCCGCTGCCGTTGCACCATGTCTATCCGTTCACTGTGGGACTCCTGACTCCCCTGTCGAGCGGTGTGCCCGTTGTGCTGCCCCATTCGCTGGTCGGTCCACAAATCTTACGAGCACTGATCGAGGGGGAAGCCACCATTATTGTCGCCGTGCCGCGCTTTTACCAAGCTCTGATGACAGCCGTCGAAGCTCGAGTACATCGAATGGGGCGTCTTGCCTGGTTGCTGTTCCGTGGGGCACTCGACTTTTCGATTGCCCTGCGCCGGCGGTTCGGAGTGCGGGCCGGTCCGTGGCTGTTCAAGACACTGCATCGCCGCTTCGCGCCACGGTTGCGCATGGTCGTTTCCGGGGGAGCAGCGCTTGATGCCAACGTGGCATGGAAACTCGAAGGGTTGGGATGGGAAGTCGCGAGCGGGTATGGGCTGACTGAGACATCTCCGATCTTGACGCTCAATGTACCGGGAAGCCTCCGATTCGGGAGTGCCGGTACTCCGTTGCCAAACGTCGGCATTCGGATTATTGATCCGGATCCTGTTTCAAAACAGGGCGAGGTTCAAGTGAAAGGACCGAACGTGTTTGCCGGGTATCGCAATCTTCCTAAAAAGACCGATGAGGCGTTCACGAAAGACGGCTATTTTCGGACCGGCGACCTCGGATCGTTCACAGATGGGGTGCTCTACTTGAACGGTCGCGTCTCTTCAATGATTGTGTTGCCGGGTGGAGAAAACATCAATCCGGAGTCTGTCGAAAGCGTACTTGAACAGAGTGAGGTGATCCGTGAAGCCGCAGTGCTGGAAGACCGCAATCGACTGGTCGCTCTGGTGGGACCCGAGGCGAGCGCCGTGCGCTTGGAGCAGTCGAAGCTGGAAGAACTGATCCGTCGAGAGATACAGCAACGATCTGCCTCGCTCCCGTCGCACCACCGCATCGGCGATTACGCAATCACATTGGAGCCGCTGCCCCGTACTCGTTTGGGAAAGATCAGGCGTCACAAGTTGCGGGAGCTCTATACACAGGCAAAGCAGCGAGGAGTCGTGAGGGAAAAAGGACCGATACTGATTGAGCAGATGGCGCCCGAGGATCGGCAGTTGCTCGAACAGGTTGAAGCGAAGACCGTCTGGGAATGGCTGGCTCGGCGATTTCCGGATGCCAGACTCACGCCGGATACTCACCTGCACTTAGATTTAGGTGTGGACTCGTTAGAATGGTTGAACGTGACGCTGGAATTACGCGAACGGGTCGGTCTGGAGTTGTCCGACGAGGCGATCGGTCGGATCGAAACCGTACGCGATCTGCTGCGGGAAGCCCTTGAAGCCGGAATGGCGAAGAGTGCAGGGAACGATGTGCTGAAGCGTCTGCGACGTCCCCTTGAATTGCTGGATGAACAGCAGCGGCGGTGGCTCGCACCACAAGGACCGGTGATTCAAAGGTTTGGAACGATGCTTCTGAGCCTCACGAGGCACCTGATGACGACCAGATTCGGCATCACCGTGGAAGGAGTGACGCATGTACCGATTCAGGGTCCGATGGTACTCGTCCCCAACCACACGAGTCTGCTGGATCCGCCCGCGCTGGTGGCGGCTCTGCCGGAACTGATCCTCAGCCGCCTCTATTGGAGTGGATGGACCGGAATGATGTTCGGAAATATGGTCATGCGGCTCGTGAGTCGGGCGACCCGCGTCGTGCCGATCGAGCAAGGACGCGGAGCGCTGACAAGCCTCGCCTATGGCGCAGCCATCCTTGATAAAGGTCATCCCCTGGTGTGGTTCGCTGAAGGAGGCCGTTCACCGGACGGGCGGCTCCAACCGTTCCAGTCAGGAGTCGGACTGTTGTTGCAAGCTCGTTCGGTGCCGGCTGTGCCGGTGTGGATCGGGGGAGGACACCACGCGCTTCCCATGGGCGCATGGTTTCCGCGCTTCCGCCCCATGACCGTACGGTTCGGCCTGCCGCTTTCGCCTTCAGAGCTGGAGCGACAGGGAAAGGGAACGCGGTCGCATGAGCGCATCACCGATGCCCTCCACACACACGTTGCCGCACTGGGATCAGATGCGGCTCGTCCCCGATCGCCTGATTGA
- a CDS encoding limit dextrin alpha-1,6-maltotetraose-hydrolase: MFVKTGVWYDYALIGIHFAGDAGMRKWSGSPFPLGANWDGQGVNFALFSENATKVELCLFDRADDPRPSVCIPLEERTNQVWHVYLPELFPGQHYGYRVHGPYDPAQGHRFNPAKLLIDPYAKAVAGNVQWSDGLMFGYRIGDPQADLSMDDRDNAAYVPKSVVVDSAFTWGADKLLRTPWDETVIYEVHVKGLTARHPDVPEDLRGTYLGITSPAILDHLKTLGVTAVELLPVHHFVREKHLQDRGLTNYWGYNSIGFFAPDIQYAHSQKRGEQVREFKAMVKTLHSEGIEVILDVVYNHTAEGNQLGPTLCFRGIDNAAYYRLVDDNKRYYMDYTGCGNTLNMNHPRVLQLIMDSLRYWVEEMHIDGFRFDLASALARELHDVNRLGAFFDIIYQDPILSRVKLIAEPWDLASGGYQVGNFPLGWAEWNDKYRDTIRRYVKGDGGQVSEFGYRLSGSSDLYERSGKRPYASINFVTAHDGFTLNDLVSYNEKHNEANGEENRDGNDNNQSWNCGVEGPTNDPAIVALREQQKRNFLATLFLSQGVPMLCGGDELGRTQGGNNNAYCQDNEISWFNWDLRDRDRQLLAFVRRLIQLRREQPVLGRRQFFQGRRIRGSEIKDIAWFRPDGHEMTDQDWQNEHARSLGVRLAGDAIEEKDYKGRTIRGDTLLLLFNAHHEPLPFILPAHQRGVRWEMLIDTSDPEEPDDDHKQFRGGETFDLKARSIAVLRLHKTR; the protein is encoded by the coding sequence ATGTTTGTTAAGACTGGGGTATGGTACGATTACGCGTTGATAGGCATTCATTTTGCTGGTGATGCGGGCATGCGCAAGTGGTCAGGCAGTCCATTTCCCCTGGGAGCCAATTGGGACGGACAAGGCGTCAACTTTGCCTTGTTCTCGGAGAATGCGACGAAAGTGGAGTTGTGCCTGTTCGATCGTGCCGACGATCCACGCCCATCCGTTTGCATTCCGCTTGAAGAACGGACCAATCAAGTCTGGCACGTGTACTTGCCGGAGCTCTTTCCCGGACAGCACTATGGGTATCGCGTCCACGGCCCTTATGATCCGGCGCAGGGCCATCGATTCAATCCCGCCAAACTCCTCATCGACCCGTACGCGAAAGCGGTGGCGGGCAACGTGCAGTGGTCCGACGGGCTCATGTTCGGCTATCGAATCGGTGATCCGCAAGCCGACCTCTCGATGGACGACCGGGATAACGCCGCCTACGTTCCCAAAAGCGTGGTGGTCGATTCCGCGTTCACCTGGGGCGCCGATAAACTTCTCCGCACTCCTTGGGACGAGACGGTGATCTATGAAGTGCACGTGAAAGGATTGACGGCCCGCCACCCCGACGTGCCGGAGGATTTGCGAGGGACCTATTTGGGCATAACCTCGCCGGCTATTCTGGATCATCTAAAAACCCTCGGCGTCACAGCCGTCGAATTGTTGCCCGTCCATCATTTCGTCCGCGAGAAACATCTTCAGGATCGCGGGCTCACGAACTATTGGGGCTATAATTCCATCGGATTTTTTGCCCCCGATATTCAGTATGCCCATTCTCAGAAACGCGGCGAGCAGGTGCGCGAGTTCAAAGCGATGGTGAAAACGTTGCACAGCGAAGGCATCGAAGTCATTCTCGACGTCGTCTACAACCATACGGCGGAAGGGAATCAACTCGGACCGACCCTCTGCTTCCGCGGCATCGATAACGCCGCATACTATCGCCTGGTGGACGACAACAAACGCTACTACATGGATTACACGGGATGCGGCAATACGCTGAACATGAACCATCCGCGTGTGTTGCAGCTCATCATGGACAGCCTGCGCTATTGGGTCGAAGAGATGCACATCGACGGGTTCCGTTTCGATCTCGCATCCGCCCTGGCGCGGGAGCTGCACGACGTGAACCGCCTCGGCGCGTTCTTCGACATCATCTATCAGGACCCGATCCTCTCCCGCGTCAAGTTGATCGCCGAACCCTGGGACTTGGCTTCCGGAGGCTACCAAGTCGGAAACTTTCCCTTGGGCTGGGCCGAATGGAACGATAAGTATCGCGATACCATCCGCCGCTATGTCAAGGGAGACGGCGGGCAGGTATCCGAGTTCGGCTATCGCTTATCAGGCAGCAGCGATCTGTACGAACGCAGCGGGAAACGCCCGTACGCCAGCATCAACTTCGTCACCGCCCATGACGGTTTCACGCTCAACGACCTGGTGTCGTACAACGAGAAACACAATGAGGCGAACGGGGAAGAGAATCGGGACGGCAACGACAACAACCAAAGCTGGAATTGCGGCGTGGAAGGCCCGACGAATGATCCGGCGATCGTGGCCCTGCGAGAGCAACAGAAACGCAATTTCCTTGCGACCCTCTTTCTCTCCCAGGGAGTCCCCATGCTGTGCGGGGGCGATGAATTGGGCCGCACTCAGGGGGGCAACAATAACGCCTACTGTCAGGACAATGAAATCAGCTGGTTTAATTGGGACCTGCGAGACCGCGATCGTCAACTGTTGGCCTTCGTACGGCGCCTCATTCAATTACGGCGCGAGCAGCCGGTGCTGGGCAGACGTCAATTCTTCCAGGGACGGCGCATTCGCGGGTCCGAAATCAAGGATATCGCGTGGTTTCGTCCCGACGGCCATGAAATGACCGATCAAGATTGGCAGAACGAGCATGCCCGCTCTCTTGGGGTGCGGCTGGCCGGCGACGCCATCGAGGAGAAGGACTACAAAGGACGGACCATCCGTGGGGACACATTGTTATTGCTGTTTAACGCCCATCATGAGCCGCTTCCTTTCATCCTGCCCGCGCATCAGCGGGGCGTTCGATGGGAAATGCTGATCGATACGAGCGATCCTGAAGAGCCGGACGACGATCACAAACAGTTCCGCGGGGGAGAAACGTTTGATCTTAAAGCCCGCTCAATCGCGGTACTGCGGTTGCATAAGACGCGCTGA
- a CDS encoding 4-alpha-glucanotransferase (amylomaltase), whose product MKNFFTTVARLFHQPVKGQAMSRDAWGIDTVYQDAAGKEQTVSRKSIEAIRSVIGRPPQAPQSLFNEPVKVMRRGEPLVLPGRAELRLEDGTTMEVRDRLPNSVPIGYHELAPKGGPPSMKLIVTPGCCHLPSGLRTWGWSAQVYAARSRSSWGLGDLADLRRLGEWAKSIGAGMVLINPLNATLPILPQEASPYSPSSRRYRNPLYLHIEDVPGFERIEGDLRQLAADARALNDERKIDRDRVFQLKLDALQKLWVLFKEDADFDRFQRDQGPSLDQFAVFNVLVEQHGADWRQWPSGYRRPDAEDMQRFTQEHVDRVRFHKWLQWLLDRQLARATEPATLMQDLPVGFSPNGADAWAWQDFVALDCSIGAPPDLFNKQGQNWGLPPFNPHKLRQAAYEPFIQTIRAAMRHTGGLRIDHVMGLFRLWWVPHGCAPKDGAYVRYRADDLLGIIALESRRAGAVVVGEDLGTVEEGVREQMAKYDMLSYRLLWFEDTAPSDYPEKALAAVTTHDLPTLAGIWTGADLELQRRSGLDPDKAAAEKLRQKMAQISGIDRRADLETAAVRTFEQLAVAPSVIVMATMEAACLASERPNMPGAEGTYPNWSLALPLSLEEIETAQFPHRLGKVLSRRNRAQVR is encoded by the coding sequence ATGAAAAACTTTTTTACAACTGTGGCCAGATTATTTCACCAGCCTGTGAAAGGACAGGCCATGAGTCGCGATGCCTGGGGCATCGATACCGTCTACCAAGACGCAGCAGGGAAGGAGCAAACGGTATCTCGGAAATCTATCGAAGCGATCCGGTCTGTGATCGGCCGCCCGCCTCAAGCGCCACAGTCTCTGTTCAACGAACCGGTCAAGGTAATGCGTCGCGGAGAACCGTTGGTCCTCCCCGGTCGCGCCGAGTTGCGGCTGGAAGACGGCACAACTATGGAGGTGCGCGACCGCCTCCCCAACAGCGTACCGATCGGCTACCATGAGCTCGCGCCGAAGGGTGGGCCTCCGTCCATGAAGCTCATTGTTACGCCTGGATGCTGCCATCTTCCCTCGGGATTAAGAACCTGGGGATGGAGCGCGCAGGTCTATGCCGCGCGAAGCCGTTCAAGCTGGGGCCTCGGGGACTTAGCCGACCTTCGCCGCCTTGGGGAATGGGCCAAGTCCATTGGAGCGGGGATGGTGCTAATCAACCCTTTGAATGCGACTCTTCCGATTCTGCCTCAGGAAGCCAGTCCCTATTCGCCTTCCAGCCGCCGCTATCGGAATCCGCTCTATCTCCATATCGAAGATGTGCCGGGGTTCGAGCGAATCGAAGGCGATCTTCGGCAGCTCGCCGCGGACGCTCGTGCATTGAACGACGAACGGAAGATCGATCGCGATCGGGTGTTTCAACTGAAACTGGATGCCTTGCAGAAACTATGGGTCCTTTTCAAGGAAGACGCGGACTTCGATCGATTTCAGCGGGACCAAGGACCATCGCTCGACCAATTCGCCGTCTTCAACGTGTTGGTGGAACAGCATGGCGCCGACTGGCGGCAATGGCCGAGCGGCTATCGCCGCCCCGACGCGGAGGACATGCAGCGCTTCACACAGGAGCATGTCGATCGCGTACGCTTCCATAAGTGGCTGCAGTGGCTGTTGGACCGCCAGCTAGCGCGCGCGACGGAACCAGCGACATTGATGCAGGACTTGCCCGTGGGCTTTTCACCTAATGGGGCAGACGCCTGGGCTTGGCAGGATTTCGTGGCACTCGATTGTTCGATCGGAGCTCCCCCTGACCTCTTCAATAAACAAGGCCAGAATTGGGGCTTGCCGCCGTTCAACCCACACAAACTACGGCAGGCGGCCTATGAACCGTTCATTCAAACGATCCGCGCCGCGATGCGCCATACCGGCGGGTTGCGTATCGACCATGTCATGGGCCTCTTCCGGCTCTGGTGGGTTCCTCATGGCTGTGCACCGAAGGACGGCGCATATGTGCGGTATCGGGCTGATGACCTGCTGGGCATCATCGCGCTGGAAAGCCGGCGAGCCGGCGCGGTGGTGGTCGGTGAAGATCTCGGCACAGTCGAAGAGGGCGTTCGTGAGCAGATGGCAAAGTACGATATGCTGTCTTACCGATTGCTCTGGTTCGAGGATACCGCACCGTCGGACTATCCGGAGAAGGCCTTGGCCGCCGTGACCACGCACGATCTCCCCACGCTGGCCGGCATTTGGACCGGGGCGGATTTGGAACTTCAGCGCCGGAGCGGGTTGGATCCGGACAAGGCCGCGGCCGAAAAGTTGCGGCAGAAGATGGCGCAGATCAGCGGAATCGATCGGCGCGCCGATTTGGAAACGGCGGCCGTCCGCACGTTCGAGCAATTGGCGGTCGCGCCCTCGGTTATCGTCATGGCCACGATGGAGGCGGCCTGCCTTGCCTCGGAGCGACCGAATATGCCGGGAGCGGAAGGCACATATCCCAACTGGTCCCTCGCATTGCCGCTCTCGCTCGAAGAGATCGAGACGGCTCAGTTTCCACACCGTCTAGGGAAAGTTTTGAGTCGCCGCAATCGCGCCCAAGTGCGCTGA